The DNA segment GCCGTCGAGGAGCAGCTGCGCAGCACGCTGGCCCGGGCCCGCACCCGCGACGCGGTGATCGGCGAGGAGTTCGGCAGCACCGGTCGCGGTGACCGGCGCTGGGTGATCGACCCGATCGACGGCACCAAGAACTTCGTCCGCGGGGTGCCGGTCTGGGCGACGCTGATCGCGCTGCTCGACGGCGACGTCCCGGTGGTCGGGCTGGTGTCCGCCCCGGCGCTGCACCGCCGGTGGTGGGCCGCGGCCGGCACCGGCGCGTGGACGGGGCGCCGGCTGGAGAACGCCACCCGCTGCACGGTGTCGCAGGTGTCCACGCTGGCCGACGCGAGCCTGTCCTACTCCAGCCTCTCCGGCTGGGAGGAGCAGGGCCGGCTCGACGCCTTCCTCGACCTCACCCGGACGGTCTGGCGGACCCGGGCGTACGGCGACTTCTGGAGCTACATGATGGTCGCCGAGGGTGCGGTCGACGTTGCCTGCGAGCCCGAGGTGTCGCTGTGGGACCTCGCGGCGCTGGACGTC comes from the Modestobacter italicus genome and includes:
- the hisN gene encoding histidinol-phosphatase, which codes for MTSGQRGYNEDMRLAHVLADQADALSLDRFRAQDLVIDTKPDLTPVTDADRAVEEQLRSTLARARTRDAVIGEEFGSTGRGDRRWVIDPIDGTKNFVRGVPVWATLIALLDGDVPVVGLVSAPALHRRWWAAAGTGAWTGRRLENATRCTVSQVSTLADASLSYSSLSGWEEQGRLDAFLDLTRTVWRTRAYGDFWSYMMVAEGAVDVACEPEVSLWDLAALDVIVREAGGTFTDLAGTPGPAGGSAVASNGALHPDVLTALAPGAGRAPSR